In the genome of Pseudarthrobacter sp. IC2-21, one region contains:
- a CDS encoding peptidoglycan DD-metalloendopeptidase family protein — protein MNVLHRTAPRHRAEQPAGTVRAQARRRTGLMSSVMVLLLAVSLGASVPVAHADELDDKRAALEAEAARVQQSLEFVDSRIAKAAGDLVIYQGQLPGAQQALLDAQGRVAGAVKEVEALTARVDLAQQNKAKITQQLDADKQKIADTKKLIGQIATQAYKSGGVPSNLTLFFGANNGGSLTQTMDLADQAMRSQNAAMDKLSQQSATNVNSQARLEAVEGEIRDLKAKADAALEREKAARDEAEAKKAQVDQLIADTTRLDAELQAAKPGIQSQMAAVSASQNAVANEIAERDRRLREAWEAEQRRIAEAAAAAAAAKAAAQGQAPPPRVPYAPVTGSPSAFGLRHPFSGDVPITSGFGWRSTPPGTIDFYGQGGYVHTGIDFGAACGTPVYAAAAGEVFSSGWNSADGGGWRVKISHGVVQGNSLTTIYYHNSSIVVSNGQQVSQGQLIAYSGSTGNSTGCHAHFETWLNGAAVDPMRLL, from the coding sequence ATGAACGTATTGCACCGAACTGCGCCCCGCCACCGGGCCGAACAACCGGCAGGCACAGTCCGGGCACAGGCACGTCGCCGCACCGGCTTGATGAGCAGCGTTATGGTACTGCTCCTGGCGGTCAGCCTCGGCGCGTCAGTACCCGTCGCGCACGCCGACGAGCTGGACGACAAGCGCGCCGCCCTCGAAGCCGAGGCGGCCCGTGTGCAGCAGTCGCTGGAGTTCGTGGATTCCCGCATCGCGAAAGCAGCAGGGGACCTGGTGATTTACCAGGGACAGCTGCCCGGAGCCCAGCAGGCACTCCTTGATGCCCAGGGCCGCGTGGCGGGTGCGGTCAAGGAGGTTGAAGCCCTGACCGCGCGGGTGGACCTGGCTCAGCAGAACAAAGCCAAGATCACACAGCAGCTCGACGCGGACAAGCAAAAGATTGCTGACACCAAAAAGCTGATCGGCCAGATCGCCACCCAGGCGTACAAGTCGGGGGGAGTGCCATCGAACCTGACCCTGTTCTTCGGGGCCAACAACGGCGGCAGCCTCACCCAGACCATGGACCTTGCGGACCAGGCAATGCGCAGCCAAAACGCCGCCATGGACAAACTGTCACAACAGAGTGCCACGAACGTGAACTCACAGGCGAGGCTTGAAGCTGTCGAAGGCGAGATCAGGGACCTCAAAGCCAAAGCCGATGCCGCCCTGGAACGGGAAAAGGCCGCCCGCGATGAGGCTGAAGCGAAGAAGGCGCAGGTTGATCAGCTGATCGCCGACACCACACGCCTCGACGCGGAACTCCAGGCTGCCAAGCCTGGCATCCAAAGCCAAATGGCTGCAGTTTCGGCCAGCCAGAATGCTGTAGCCAACGAGATCGCCGAACGCGACCGCAGGCTCCGCGAAGCCTGGGAGGCGGAGCAGCGCCGGATCGCCGAAGCCGCAGCCGCGGCTGCCGCCGCCAAGGCCGCCGCGCAGGGACAGGCCCCGCCTCCGCGGGTACCGTACGCACCGGTGACCGGTTCGCCGTCGGCCTTTGGCTTACGGCATCCGTTCTCGGGTGATGTGCCCATCACCTCCGGCTTCGGCTGGCGCTCAACCCCGCCCGGCACCATCGACTTCTACGGACAGGGAGGCTACGTCCACACGGGCATCGACTTCGGCGCTGCCTGCGGCACCCCCGTCTACGCTGCGGCCGCGGGCGAGGTCTTCTCCTCAGGCTGGAATTCCGCGGACGGCGGCGGCTGGCGGGTGAAGATCTCACACGGTGTCGTTCAGGGCAACTCCCTGACCACGATCTACTACCACAACAGCAGCATCGTCGTCTCGAACGGCCAGCAGGTATCGCAGGGGCAGCTCATCGCCTACTCCGGCAGCACCGGAAACTCAACCGGCTGCCACGCGCACTTCGAAACATGGCTCAACGGCGCTGCTGTCGACCCTATGCGCTTGCTGTAA
- a CDS encoding ribosome small subunit-dependent GTPase A → MARSTDSWDESDVRIRPSKKGSRPRTKDRPSHDDAVTGRIITVDRGRYTAVVGEDSGDERIIIAARARELRRSPVVAGDFVSLVGDVSGEPDTLARLVRIQDRRTLLRRSADDTDPIERAVVANADQLVVVVAAANPEPRTGFIDRALVAAYDAGIEPLLLVTKADVKDPAELLANYEHLDFPVIISRTADSAASGIDARSDDGLSARLDSDAVSQLRAYLDGKVTVMLGHSGVGKSTMVNALTGAERATGGVNAVTGRGRHTSSSALALKLTDAPAGSWIIDTPGIRSFGLAHVDPDRILRSFPDLEPGTDACERGCKHNSAAVNCGLDSWVAEGKAGPTGPARLASLRRLLGSDPRLVGQESKELGTVG, encoded by the coding sequence GTGGCGCGCAGCACTGATTCGTGGGATGAGTCCGACGTCCGGATCCGTCCCAGCAAAAAGGGCTCCCGGCCCCGCACCAAGGACCGACCCAGCCATGACGACGCCGTGACCGGCCGCATCATCACGGTGGACCGCGGACGCTACACCGCCGTGGTGGGCGAGGACTCGGGTGACGAACGGATCATTATCGCCGCACGGGCCCGTGAGCTGCGACGCTCCCCCGTCGTGGCCGGCGATTTCGTCTCCCTCGTCGGAGACGTCTCCGGCGAGCCCGACACCCTCGCCCGGCTGGTCCGGATCCAGGACCGCCGCACCCTGCTGCGCCGCAGCGCCGATGACACGGATCCGATCGAACGCGCGGTGGTGGCCAACGCAGATCAGCTCGTGGTGGTGGTGGCAGCCGCCAACCCGGAGCCACGCACCGGATTCATCGACCGCGCCCTGGTGGCAGCGTACGACGCCGGGATCGAGCCACTGCTGCTCGTCACCAAGGCGGACGTCAAGGATCCAGCGGAACTGCTGGCGAATTATGAGCACCTGGACTTCCCGGTCATCATCAGCCGGACAGCCGACTCCGCCGCTTCCGGCATCGACGCGCGCTCCGACGACGGGCTGTCGGCCCGGCTGGACAGTGACGCTGTGTCGCAGCTTCGCGCGTATCTGGACGGCAAGGTCACGGTGATGCTCGGCCATTCCGGCGTCGGCAAGTCCACCATGGTCAACGCGCTCACCGGCGCCGAACGGGCAACGGGCGGCGTGAACGCGGTGACGGGCCGCGGCCGCCACACGTCGTCGTCGGCCCTGGCCCTGAAACTGACCGATGCTCCGGCGGGCAGTTGGATCATCGACACCCCCGGTATCCGTTCGTTCGGCCTGGCGCACGTGGACCCGGATCGGATCCTGCGGTCCTTCCCGGACCTGGAGCCTGGCACTGATGCCTGCGAGCGTGGCTGTAAACACAACTCTGCTGCGGTCAATTGCGGCTTGGACTCATGGGTGGCCGAGGGAAAGGCCGGTCCAACCGGCCCCGCCCGGCTGGCCTCACTGCGGCGGCTGCTGGGTTCTGACCCGAGGCTTGTAGGCCAGGAAAGCAAGGAGCTCGGCACCGTCGGCTAG
- a CDS encoding MFS transporter, whose product MTRVQRLVLWISVLASFVSFLDSSVINVALPAISRDLGGGLTTQQWVVDAYLITLGSLILLAGSLSDVLGRILILRAGLLGFGLTSLMCAFAPTAEVLIISRALQGIAGALLVPSSLALITSHFDGPSRARAIGQWTAGTTVAFIAGPLVGGLLVDSVGWRWVFGINVAPIAVTLYLLAVLRTRDVREAGVRIDYAGAVLCVLGLAGPVYALIEQATQGWRSPGIVWPLILGGLCFAAFIWRQARVKQPLMPLNLFAVRNFAAGNLATTFIYAALSIGGFIVVLFLQQVAGYSATLAALALLPVSLLSIFLSSWFGSLAGRHGPRWFMALGPAGAGLGYFLMVSSQTPVNYWSQLLPGIVLFGVGLSATVAPLTAAILGSISEQQSGIGSAVNNAVARVAGLVGIALVGLIAGKQLDLDGFHRVLIATGILLVIGGAVSAAGIRNPARTAAPTGSAAAQAQP is encoded by the coding sequence GTGACACGCGTTCAGAGACTGGTCCTTTGGATCTCGGTCCTTGCGTCCTTCGTATCCTTTCTGGACAGCAGTGTCATCAACGTGGCCCTGCCCGCCATCTCCCGTGACCTGGGCGGCGGCCTGACCACCCAGCAATGGGTGGTGGATGCCTACCTGATCACTCTGGGGTCCCTGATCCTGCTCGCGGGCTCGCTCTCAGACGTGCTCGGACGGATCCTTATTCTCCGGGCCGGGCTCCTCGGATTCGGGCTGACGTCACTGATGTGCGCATTTGCCCCCACCGCCGAAGTTCTGATCATTTCCCGGGCGCTCCAGGGCATCGCCGGGGCCCTGCTCGTCCCCAGCTCGCTGGCCCTCATCACCTCGCACTTTGACGGGCCGTCCCGGGCCCGGGCCATTGGACAGTGGACCGCCGGTACCACTGTTGCCTTCATCGCCGGGCCGCTCGTGGGTGGACTCCTGGTGGATTCTGTCGGGTGGCGCTGGGTGTTTGGCATCAACGTTGCACCGATTGCAGTGACGTTGTATCTCCTGGCGGTGCTTCGCACCCGTGATGTCCGCGAGGCCGGGGTGCGGATTGACTATGCCGGGGCCGTGCTGTGCGTGCTGGGTCTTGCCGGGCCGGTCTATGCCTTGATCGAACAGGCCACCCAGGGGTGGAGAAGCCCGGGCATAGTATGGCCCCTGATCCTGGGAGGCCTCTGCTTTGCGGCGTTCATCTGGCGCCAGGCACGGGTCAAACAGCCGCTCATGCCGCTGAACCTGTTCGCCGTCCGGAACTTTGCGGCAGGAAACCTGGCTACGACGTTCATCTATGCCGCGCTCTCCATCGGCGGATTCATCGTTGTACTTTTCCTGCAGCAGGTGGCCGGATACTCGGCGACCCTCGCCGCGCTCGCGCTGTTGCCGGTCAGCCTGCTCAGCATCTTCCTGTCTTCCTGGTTCGGTTCCCTCGCCGGCCGCCATGGCCCGCGGTGGTTCATGGCTCTCGGACCTGCCGGCGCGGGCCTCGGCTACTTCCTCATGGTGTCATCGCAAACACCGGTCAACTACTGGTCCCAGCTGCTGCCCGGCATCGTCCTCTTCGGGGTGGGGCTCTCGGCAACAGTTGCGCCGCTGACCGCGGCGATACTGGGCTCGATCTCTGAACAGCAGTCAGGCATCGGCTCAGCAGTAAACAATGCAGTCGCCAGGGTGGCGGGCCTGGTGGGCATCGCTCTCGTCGGACTCATCGCCGGGAAGCAGCTGGACCTGGACGGATTCCACCGGGTGCTGATCGCCACCGGCATCCTGCTGGTCATTGGTGGTGCGGTCTCGGCAGCGGGCATCAGAAACCCGGCGCGGACCGCGGCGCCTACAGGCAGCGCCGCTGCCCAGGCCCAGCCGTAG
- a CDS encoding metal-dependent transcriptional regulator — MKTSAPSSSIEDYVKVIYSFTEWQDKPITSSQLAQRLGVANSSVSEMVRKLKDQGLVDHKPYSSVTLTPAGIRLALAMVRRHRLIETYLVQELGYSWDEVHDEAELLEHAVSDTFIERMAAKLGNPERDPHGDPIPTADGAVLMPEAHLLGELDPGHTGRIIRISDDNPDLLRYLAAEEIDLDADVEVMGRKPFGGALVVRIQNGGRSRDYDLADEITAALWVHTDRPHAGCSLGESLGDR, encoded by the coding sequence GTGAAGACCAGCGCCCCCTCCTCCTCGATCGAGGACTACGTCAAGGTCATCTACAGTTTCACGGAGTGGCAGGACAAGCCCATCACATCCTCGCAGCTGGCGCAGCGCCTGGGTGTGGCCAACTCCTCCGTCTCGGAAATGGTCCGCAAGCTCAAGGACCAGGGGCTCGTGGACCACAAGCCGTACAGCTCCGTCACGCTTACCCCCGCCGGGATCCGTCTGGCGCTGGCCATGGTCCGCCGCCACCGCCTCATCGAGACGTACCTTGTCCAGGAACTCGGTTACAGCTGGGACGAAGTCCACGACGAAGCCGAACTCCTCGAGCACGCCGTATCGGACACCTTTATCGAACGGATGGCAGCGAAGTTGGGCAACCCGGAGCGTGACCCGCACGGTGATCCCATTCCGACGGCGGACGGCGCCGTCCTGATGCCGGAGGCGCACCTGCTCGGTGAACTCGATCCCGGTCATACCGGCCGCATCATCCGGATTAGTGACGACAACCCCGACCTGCTCCGCTATCTTGCGGCAGAGGAGATCGACCTCGACGCCGATGTGGAGGTCATGGGGCGCAAGCCGTTCGGCGGGGCACTGGTGGTGCGGATCCAAAACGGAGGCAGGTCGCGGGATTACGACCTCGCGGACGAAATCACGGCCGCACTGTGGGTGCACACCGACCGGCCCCACGCCGGCTGCAGCCTCGGTGAAAGCCTCGGTGACCGCTGA
- a CDS encoding class I SAM-dependent methyltransferase, producing MARGGPRLDHGRRLELGQSFQDGGEHYQRVRPGYPADSADWLVPAGARDAVDVGAGTGKFAALLLERGLTVSAVDPSADMLEQLRAHYPGVAATQGTAEATGLPEAAFDVVSVAQAWHWCDPLPASTELARILRPAGTLGLIWNQLDTSVPWVHRLSRIMHAGDVYKPGFRPVVGPELTGLESHVTRWEDSLSTTDIMELTKSRSYYLRAGEATRAKVLANLDWYLHEHLGHGTGEDVRLPYLTLTWRAVKA from the coding sequence GTGGCACGGGGCGGCCCCAGGCTTGACCACGGCCGCCGCCTGGAGCTCGGACAGAGCTTCCAGGACGGCGGCGAGCATTATCAGCGCGTGCGTCCGGGCTACCCTGCCGATTCGGCGGACTGGCTCGTCCCGGCAGGGGCCCGGGACGCCGTGGATGTGGGTGCCGGAACCGGGAAATTCGCCGCACTGCTGCTGGAGCGTGGCCTCACCGTCTCCGCGGTTGACCCGTCCGCTGACATGCTCGAACAGCTCCGGGCGCACTATCCCGGGGTGGCGGCCACCCAGGGAACTGCGGAGGCGACAGGCCTCCCGGAGGCAGCGTTCGACGTCGTAAGCGTTGCCCAGGCCTGGCACTGGTGCGATCCGTTGCCGGCCAGCACCGAGCTCGCGCGGATTCTGCGGCCGGCCGGGACGCTGGGACTGATCTGGAACCAGCTGGATACGTCGGTTCCCTGGGTGCACAGGTTATCGCGCATCATGCACGCCGGGGACGTCTACAAACCGGGTTTCCGGCCTGTGGTGGGCCCGGAACTTACCGGGTTGGAAAGCCATGTGACCCGGTGGGAGGACAGCCTCAGCACCACGGACATTATGGAGTTGACCAAGTCGCGCAGCTATTATCTGCGTGCCGGTGAGGCCACCCGGGCGAAAGTGCTGGCCAACCTCGACTGGTACCTCCACGAGCATCTCGGGCACGGCACCGGAGAGGACGTCAGGCTGCCTTACCTGACCCTGACGTGGCGGGCGGTAAAGGCGTGA
- a CDS encoding S1C family serine protease, with protein sequence MEPAREPRNEEYDDGALDAYSATVMRVAETVTPHVAAIEMTSNRRNGRFRVGAGSAVLFTEDGCLLTNSHVVAGTHQGHAAFADGSRTDLELVGADPLSDLAVVRGRAPKVAPAQFGDAETLRVGQLVIAVGNPLGLAGSVTAGVVSGLGRAIPVWQGSNRRVIEDVIQTDAALNSGSSGGALADSHGRIVGINTAVAGAGLGLAVPINSTTRRIISALLKDGRVRRAYLGVVSTPSRLSASAVIRTGQRDGLRVVEVLAGSPADRAGLQAADIIMTAGSRPVSNAESLQKLLFADAIGKPLPVSVLRDGKELDLVAVPEEMADNG encoded by the coding sequence ATGGAACCGGCCCGTGAACCCCGCAATGAAGAGTACGACGACGGTGCGCTGGATGCGTATTCGGCCACAGTGATGCGCGTGGCCGAGACCGTCACACCGCACGTTGCGGCCATTGAGATGACCAGCAACCGGCGGAACGGCCGTTTCCGTGTGGGCGCGGGCTCGGCAGTGCTGTTCACCGAAGACGGTTGCCTGCTGACAAATTCGCACGTGGTGGCAGGCACCCATCAGGGCCATGCCGCTTTTGCCGACGGTAGCCGGACGGACCTTGAACTGGTGGGAGCGGACCCGTTGTCCGATCTTGCAGTGGTCCGCGGACGGGCGCCAAAAGTGGCGCCGGCACAGTTCGGAGACGCGGAAACGCTGCGAGTGGGTCAGCTGGTCATCGCCGTCGGAAACCCGCTCGGACTGGCAGGTTCAGTGACCGCGGGCGTGGTCAGCGGCCTGGGCCGGGCCATCCCGGTGTGGCAAGGCAGCAACCGCCGGGTGATTGAGGATGTCATCCAGACAGACGCCGCACTCAATTCGGGAAGCTCCGGCGGAGCACTCGCTGATTCGCACGGACGGATCGTGGGCATCAATACCGCAGTAGCTGGCGCCGGGCTGGGCCTGGCAGTACCCATCAACTCGACAACGCGGCGGATCATTTCTGCGCTGCTGAAGGACGGCCGCGTCCGGCGTGCCTATCTGGGCGTGGTGAGCACTCCGAGCAGGCTGAGTGCCAGTGCCGTGATCAGGACCGGTCAGCGGGACGGGCTCAGAGTGGTGGAAGTCCTGGCCGGATCCCCTGCCGACCGCGCCGGCCTGCAGGCGGCCGACATCATCATGACAGCCGGAAGCCGCCCCGTCAGCAACGCTGAAAGCCTGCAAAAGCTGCTGTTCGCTGATGCGATCGGCAAGCCGCTGCCGGTCAGCGTGCTGAGGGACGGCAAGGAACTGGACTTGGTGGCCGTACCGGAAGAAATGGCGGATAACGGATGA
- a CDS encoding fluoride efflux transporter FluC, producing MPEWRAWLAVGAGGLVGTELRYGLGLAFPDAAGAVPWTTLAINVAGSFVLAALTTLWMARPHTAFWLRAGLGPGLLGSFTTFSAVVFSIDHLSRAGEHPVWLVYLGLSLLLGLGAAAGGWRTGRLVADRVAS from the coding sequence GTGCCTGAATGGCGCGCGTGGCTGGCCGTGGGCGCGGGAGGGCTTGTGGGAACCGAGTTGCGCTACGGCCTGGGGCTCGCGTTTCCGGACGCTGCCGGAGCCGTACCGTGGACCACGCTGGCCATCAACGTCGCCGGGAGCTTTGTCCTGGCTGCCCTCACCACTTTGTGGATGGCGCGCCCGCACACGGCGTTCTGGCTCCGGGCCGGTCTGGGCCCCGGGCTGCTGGGTTCCTTCACCACGTTCTCGGCAGTGGTCTTCTCGATTGACCACCTGTCACGGGCCGGGGAGCATCCCGTGTGGCTGGTCTATCTGGGACTGTCGCTGCTGCTTGGCCTGGGGGCTGCGGCCGGCGGCTGGCGGACGGGCCGGCTCGTGGCAGACCGGGTGGCATCGTGA
- a CDS encoding aminotransferase class V-fold PLP-dependent enzyme, with translation MTTATVSPAVQNSHTVQNSRAAAAAGESAASAGRPLAAVTGAEIQAPLIQGGQVRYANLDYGASAPALSVVSAYLNEILPFYASVHRGAGYASQLSTSVYENARNIVRDFVGGRPDDSVIFTRNTTDSLNLLAGCLPHTDGRPDGDVLYLDIEHHANLLPWQGVPHRSVVAAPTIAGTVEALRAELQEGRVSLLAVTGASNVTGEILPIGVLADLAHQYGARIVVDAAQLAPHRRIDISTDNVDYLAFSGHKLYAPFGSGVLIGRSDWLDAGTPHLAGGGAVREAKLDGVSWATGPARHEGGSPNVLGAATLARATQVIASLDQDRWHAHEAAIRSFLVEGLQKVDGVTVHQIFSDTDPGTDTIGVVNFSVAGYDAGLVAAYLSAEHGVGLRDGRFCAHPLLKRLGLPSGSLRASFGVGSRLEDAERLLAGLEQLRRAGLGWDYVVDSGRWVPANDTRTYPHWAPNTPGTAGAAPCLDD, from the coding sequence GTGACAACTGCCACCGTCTCCCCCGCCGTCCAGAACAGCCATACCGTCCAGAACAGCCGTGCGGCAGCAGCTGCGGGTGAAAGCGCAGCGAGTGCCGGACGCCCCCTCGCCGCCGTCACCGGCGCTGAAATTCAAGCGCCGCTGATCCAGGGCGGGCAGGTTCGCTACGCCAACCTCGATTACGGCGCGTCAGCTCCTGCCCTGTCCGTCGTGTCGGCCTACCTCAACGAGATCCTGCCGTTCTACGCCAGTGTGCACCGCGGTGCCGGCTACGCGTCGCAGCTCAGCACATCCGTCTACGAGAACGCCCGGAACATCGTGCGGGACTTCGTGGGCGGGCGCCCGGACGACTCCGTTATCTTCACCCGCAACACCACCGACTCGCTGAATCTTCTCGCCGGCTGCCTGCCGCACACGGACGGCCGGCCCGACGGCGACGTCCTGTACCTGGACATCGAGCACCACGCCAACCTTCTGCCCTGGCAGGGTGTTCCGCACCGCAGCGTAGTGGCTGCACCCACCATCGCCGGAACCGTCGAAGCCCTCCGCGCCGAACTTCAGGAGGGCCGGGTCAGCCTGCTCGCTGTCACCGGCGCCTCCAACGTCACCGGTGAGATCCTTCCGATCGGTGTCCTCGCCGACCTGGCCCACCAATACGGGGCACGCATTGTGGTGGACGCCGCGCAACTCGCACCGCACCGGCGCATTGATATCAGCACTGACAACGTGGATTACCTGGCCTTCTCCGGCCACAAGCTCTACGCGCCGTTCGGGTCAGGCGTCCTGATTGGGCGAAGTGACTGGCTTGATGCCGGCACTCCGCACCTGGCCGGCGGGGGCGCAGTCAGGGAGGCAAAGCTCGACGGCGTCAGCTGGGCCACCGGACCGGCCCGGCACGAGGGGGGCTCACCGAACGTCCTGGGTGCGGCCACGCTGGCCCGCGCCACCCAGGTCATCGCGTCCCTGGACCAGGACCGCTGGCATGCCCATGAGGCGGCCATCAGGTCGTTCCTGGTGGAGGGACTGCAGAAGGTCGACGGCGTCACGGTCCACCAGATCTTCTCGGACACCGATCCGGGGACTGACACGATCGGCGTCGTAAACTTCTCCGTGGCCGGCTACGACGCGGGATTGGTTGCCGCCTATCTTTCGGCAGAGCACGGTGTGGGCCTGCGGGACGGCCGCTTCTGCGCGCACCCGCTGCTGAAGCGCCTGGGTCTTCCATCCGGATCGCTGCGGGCAAGTTTTGGTGTGGGGTCCCGGCTGGAGGACGCTGAACGGCTGCTGGCCGGCCTGGAGCAGCTGCGCCGCGCCGGCCTGGGCTGGGACTACGTGGTGGATTCGGGCCGCTGGGTTCCGGCCAACGACACCCGGACCTACCCCCACTGGGCACCAAATACACCCGGCACTGCCGGGGCCGCGCCCTGCCTCGACGACTGA
- the smpB gene encoding SsrA-binding protein SmpB: MPKESGRKVVATNRKARHDYLVLDTYEAGIALMGTEVKSLREGHASMVDGFCTFYNDELWMEGIHIPEYNQGSWTNHAARRRRKLLLHREELIKISHKVRESGFTIVPLQLYFVDGRAKVEIGVARGKREYDKRQTLREQQDNREALRAMRERNRR, translated from the coding sequence GTGCCCAAAGAAAGTGGCCGTAAAGTGGTGGCCACCAACCGCAAGGCCCGGCATGACTATCTCGTGCTTGACACGTATGAGGCCGGAATTGCCCTGATGGGCACCGAAGTGAAGTCCCTGCGCGAAGGCCACGCATCCATGGTGGACGGGTTCTGCACCTTCTACAACGATGAGTTGTGGATGGAGGGAATTCACATCCCTGAGTACAACCAGGGCAGCTGGACCAATCACGCAGCCCGGCGCCGGCGTAAACTCCTGCTCCACAGGGAGGAGCTCATCAAGATCTCCCACAAAGTCAGGGAGTCCGGTTTTACCATCGTTCCCCTCCAGCTCTACTTCGTGGACGGCCGGGCCAAGGTGGAAATCGGCGTTGCCCGCGGTAAGCGTGAATACGATAAGCGGCAGACGCTCCGGGAACAGCAGGACAACCGGGAAGCACTGCGCGCGATGCGGGAACGCAACCGCCGGTAG
- a CDS encoding CrcB family protein, with product MTGALLVGVFGVAGALLRFAVDSWFAHRTHLQTIGSTGTPRHWPWATLVVNVVGCLIIGLSIGVTGKLGMAPEWQTAVATGFAGGLTTFSSWTTATVRLLSEARFGAAALNIGANLAAGAAAAAVGIALAS from the coding sequence GTGACCGGGGCGCTCCTGGTGGGAGTATTTGGTGTGGCAGGTGCGCTGCTGCGTTTCGCCGTCGACAGCTGGTTCGCCCACCGTACCCACCTTCAGACCATCGGCAGCACCGGCACACCGCGGCACTGGCCATGGGCCACGTTGGTGGTCAACGTCGTCGGATGCCTCATCATCGGACTGTCCATCGGCGTCACCGGAAAGCTTGGCATGGCACCGGAGTGGCAGACCGCCGTCGCTACCGGGTTTGCGGGCGGCCTGACCACGTTCAGTTCCTGGACCACTGCGACCGTGCGCCTCCTGAGTGAAGCACGGTTTGGTGCCGCAGCCCTCAACATCGGTGCCAATCTGGCCGCCGGCGCTGCTGCGGCGGCAGTGGGCATAGCCCTGGCTTCATAG
- the hisN gene encoding histidinol-phosphatase yields MIQPASSYNDDLRLAHVLADSVDDQTMSRFKALDLHVETKPDLTPVTDADKSAEEAIRGQLSRSRPRDAVLGEEFGSSGHGSRRWIIDPIDGTKNFVRGVPVWATLIALVDEGEPVVGVVSAPALGKRWWAAKGAGAYMGRSLAAATRLRVSNVSNLADASLSYSSLSGWKERGNLDEFLGLTEDVWRTRAYGDFWSYCMVAEGSVDIACEPELNLYDMAALVPIVVEAGGRFTSLEGQDGPFGGNALATNSILHSEVLKRLNPELDDLL; encoded by the coding sequence ATGATCCAACCCGCTTCGAGCTACAACGATGACCTGCGCCTGGCCCATGTGCTGGCCGATTCCGTGGATGACCAGACCATGAGCCGCTTCAAGGCCCTGGACCTGCACGTCGAGACCAAGCCTGACCTGACGCCGGTCACCGACGCGGACAAGTCTGCCGAAGAGGCCATCCGCGGCCAGCTGTCCCGCTCACGCCCCCGGGATGCGGTGCTCGGCGAGGAATTCGGCAGTTCCGGGCACGGCTCCCGGCGTTGGATCATTGATCCGATCGATGGCACCAAGAACTTTGTCCGTGGTGTCCCCGTGTGGGCCACCCTGATCGCCCTGGTGGATGAGGGGGAACCCGTGGTTGGCGTTGTCAGTGCTCCTGCGCTCGGCAAGCGCTGGTGGGCCGCGAAAGGCGCCGGCGCGTACATGGGCAGGTCCCTTGCCGCGGCAACCCGGCTCCGCGTCTCGAACGTTTCCAACCTTGCGGATGCCTCGCTGTCCTACTCGAGCCTGAGCGGCTGGAAGGAGCGCGGGAATCTGGACGAGTTCCTGGGCCTGACCGAGGACGTGTGGCGTACACGGGCGTACGGCGACTTCTGGTCCTACTGCATGGTGGCTGAGGGCTCCGTTGACATTGCCTGCGAGCCGGAGCTGAACCTCTACGACATGGCGGCGCTGGTGCCCATCGTCGTTGAAGCCGGCGGCCGTTTCACCTCGCTGGAGGGCCAGGACGGGCCCTTCGGCGGCAACGCGCTGGCCACCAACTCCATCCTCCACTCCGAGGTACTCAAGCGGCTGAACCCGGAACTGGACGACCTGCTGTAA